The genomic interval CCGCAGAACCTCCAGCGCTGGACCCTGACCCGGGCCATCAAGGAGACCCTGGTCGCGCCGACCGACTACACGTACCCCCACCAGGGCTGACCGCCCGCGCGGTACGCGCCCGCGAGACCCCGCCCCTGTCCCGGCCCCCACGCCGGACGGGGGCGGTTCGCGTTCCGGGCGGCGCTCTTTCCCCCCAAGGACACTGACGCCCGGGTCCCCGCGCGGCCTTGTGGGATGACAATGGGCATGTCAAATTCCTCAGTGGTGTCTCCGTTCCCCGCGGAGACCTGACTGAGGAGCCCCCACATGAGACGCACCCTCCGTGCGCGACGCACGGCCCTGACCGCCTTAACAGCCGCCGGTGCACTCTGCCTCGGCGCGGCCCCTGCCGGGGCCGGCACCGCCGGCGAAGACGCTGCCGCAGGTCCGGCGACGTACGCCCTGAACTCCGCGCTCTCCCAGCGGCTCGGCGACGACACTGCCGGGAGCTACATCGACCGCCGTACCGGAGAACTGACCGTCACCGTCACCAGCGACCGCGCCGCCGAGCAGGTCCGCGCGGCCGGGGCAACCCCGCAGCGCGTGACGCGCAGCGCCGCGCAGCTCGGCGAGGCCATGGCCTCCCTGGAGGCCGGTGCGAAGATCACCGGTACGTCCTGGGGCATCGACCCGCGGACGAATCAGGTGGCTGTCCAGGCCGACCAGTCCCTGTCCGCAAGGGAGTTGGCCCGGCTGAAGAGGGTCGCGAACGCGCAGGGCGGCGCCGTACGCGTCGAGCGGGTTCCCGGGACCTTCAAGCGTGAGGTGGCCGGAGGCGACGCCATCTACGGGGGCGGGTACCGGTGTTCGGCCGCCTTCAACGTCTCCAAGGGGACCACGCGCTACTTCGTCACCGCGGGCCACTGCACCAACTCCGCCACCAACTGGTCGGCCACCTCCGGCGGTCCCGTGATCGGCGTCCGCGAGGGCACCAGCTTCCCGACCAACGACTACGGCATAGTCCGCTACACCAACGGCTCCGCGCCCGGCGGCAACGTCAACCTCTACAACGGCAGTTACCAGGACATCTCGTCCGCCGCCAACGCCGTCGTGGGCCAGGCCATCAAGAAGAGCGGCTCCACGACGAAGGTGACCAGCGGCACCGTCACCGCCGTGAACGTCACCGTCAACTACGGGGACGGCCCCGTCTACGGCATGGTCCGCACCACCGCGTGCTCCGCCGGCGGCGACAGCGGCGGCGCCCACTTCGCCGGCAGCGTAGCCCTCGGCATCCACTCGGGCAGCTCCGGCTGCACGGGCACCAATGGCTCCGCCATTCACCAGCCCGTGAAGGAAGCCCTGTCCGCGTACGGCGTGAACGTGTACTGACCGGCCCTGCCCCTGGCCCTGTACTGAGTGAGCGCGTGGGCCCGCCGCCCGGTGTGGGCGGCGGGCCCTGGGAGACTGCGATGCATGACTGAGCCCATTCGTACCGCCCACACCGCCGACCTCAGCACCGCCGAGCTCCACGAAATCCGCGCCTTCCTGGACACCGCCTTCGACGGCGACTTCAGTGACGAGGACTGGGACCACACCATCGGCGGCCTCCACGCCTTCGTCCGCGACGAGCACGGGCTCGCCGCCCACGGCAGCCTCGTCCAGCGCCGGGTCTTACACCGCGGCCGCTCACTGCGCACCGGTTACGTCGAGGGCGTGGCGGTGCGGGCCGACTGCCGCAGGCATGGCCTCGGCGGCCGGGTGATGGACGCGCTGGAGCGGGCGATCGACGCGGCGTACGTACTCGGCGCGCTCTCCGCCTCGGACGAAGGCGCAGTACTGTACGAGGCGCGGGGCTGGCAGGTGTGGCCCGGCCGGCTCGCCGCGCTGGGGCCCGACGGCGTCGTACCCCTGCCCGACGAGGAGGGCACGACGTACGTACGGCCCGCCGCCGGGCGCAAGCTGCCCGAAGCCTCCGACGCGCTGCACGACACGCTGTACTTCGACTGGCGCGACGGCGACGTGCTGTAGCTGCGGGACGAGGAAGTCCTCCCATGCACCTTGTCGCTGCCGCTGGTCGGCTGGGCCGAGAGCTGCACGTCGCACACGCCTGAGCGGGCAGTTCATGATCGCTGTCTCAGATAGTAGGAAGTCCGAGTAATTGTGGAGACAGGCTGGCTGAGGTCGCTTACGTTTGTAGAAGCCGAATGCTTCGCTGCATCCGCGAATGGCGGTCGTGAGCCGGTGCCCCTATGCAGGAGAACCCTGCGGCTTCCGCTCCCCGCCCCTTCCGGCGCCCTGAAATCATTCTGATCTCAAGGAGTCGATCATCATGGCCGAGACCGTGCGTCGCCGCGTCCGCCACACCTCCCGTTCGAGCGAGACCGACCGTAAGCAGGCTGCCGCAGCGCTTCAGCGTGCGCTTGACCGCCGCGACAACGGTGGCGCGACGGGTCACTAAGACTTGATCCGCAATTCACCAGAGGGTGAGCTGTGGACTGCACGCGGTGCGGGGACCGGGCTTTCCGGCGTGGTCACGCACGGGGCGTGTCTCATCCGGGGTTGCTCGGTGCCGCTGTCCGGCGGTTCGGAGAGCAGAGGCCTCACGGCGTTGCCGTGGGACTGCCACGCGACCTGACCGCCGGGGCGGTTTCGGGCTCGGTGTGGTTGACTCCCTCAGCGCTTCTTCCAGCGCTTGTGCGTAGGTGATCTGGGCGTTCTTGGATGCGGTGGTGTCCAGGTACGCGGTCTTGGGGTCGTCCATGTCGGTGAAGCGGACGAAGGCGGCCAGCGCTGCGGATACGAGGTCTCGCTTGCCGACGAGGCCGCACGCGGTGCACTTGTGTTCGCGGTCCCGCAGCGTCTTGTGCACCCGCTCACCACAGAGGCAGTGCTGGGACAAGGCCGTTGACCAGGTGGAGGCCCGCACGAGCCTGCCCCCGGCGGCTTCGCACTCCACCTTGAGGGCGGAGATGAGCATGCCGGGTGTGGTCTGCGAGAGGCGCTTGCCCCACAGCCGGTACCAGGTGCGGATGTCGCAGTCCTCGACCACGAGCACGGGGCCGTGGGCGGCGATGATCTCTCGTGCCACCAGGCGGGCGCGGTGGCGTCGGTGTTCGGCGATGCTGGCGGCGTGTTCGGCCTGGCGGGCGCGCTGCTCCCGGTAGTTGGCGGAAAGCCGGTCACGCCGGAACGCCTGCTTCGGCACCCCATCAGACCTGGCAGCACGGGCGCCACCGGGCACCGTCACCGTCTTGGGCCCCAGACCCTTCTCGGCGCGGCGTGCGGCGCGTGCGGTCTGCTTCTTCGACAGGCCGTACTGTGCGGTGTTCGTCGCCCGGCGGGAGCGTCCCAGCGCCCGCGCACGGCCCCGCCGCTTCTTCGCCTGCTTCTCGATCAGTCGCTGTTCGGCGTCGGTGAGCGTGACCTCGGTGGAGACCGGCTTGCCGGTGGTGAGGTCGGCGGGGAAGGAGACGACGGAGAGGTTGGAGACGTTGCCGTCCACCCCGCCGATCCGGTCGAGCTGGGCCGCTTGGTCGCGCATGGTCCGTACGGCCGGGGAGCTGTATCCGGGGCCGAGCACCATCAGGTGCGCCTCATACACCCAGCCGCCCGGCGCGGACGCCTTGCGGCGGCGTACAAGGTCCACCTTGTGCCAGGTCAGCGGGTTCGAAAGGAAGTGCTGCACTCGCTCCCACTGGCCCGCACCTGGGGGGATGCGGACGGGGAGCACGAGGTCACCCCGGCTGCCGTCGGGGCCTCCGGCGAAGACGACGGCGAGGGGGCCGGTGTGGTCCCACCACGTGGCCTTGCGCATGCCCGGCTTCCCAGCGGCGGTCATCTTGCCCGTGGGCAAACGGCCCTCGGGAACGGTCGGCTTCGGCATCCGGCAGGGCTGCATCAGCGTGTGCTGGCCGCCGGAGGTGTAGGCCATGGCGTGACCGGTCAGGGTGCCGACGAGACGGAAGGTCTCCCACTTGTTGGCGGTGGTGTGGGAGCGGGCGCGGCCGGGGATGCGGGTGAAGTCGTGCCAGTTGCCGACCTTCGGTCGCCCGAAGCGGTGGCCGGTGGCGTCGGGGAACAGGTGCCGTGAGACGCCGTTCCACACCTCGTCGGCGATGTGCATGGCCAGGGCCTTGGAGGCGTGGTGCTTCAAGTGCCCCGAGGCTTCGAGGTGCTTGTAGGCGCAGCGTTCCAGGGCCTCACGGGAGAGGCCGAGGCGCTGCCGTGAGGCCTTCGCCCCGTCGCGCTCCCGCTCGTGGTACGCGGCCCAGTAGGCATCGACCTTGGCGCGGGCGTCGCGCTGGACGACGCGCTTGAGCGACCACATCGCCCCGAACAGGCCATCGAGCCGGGCAAGGTCGGCGGGATCGGTGACGGCCAGAGGCAGCACCATCACCGACACCAACCCGTCGCTGGGCTTGGTCCACTTCGGGGCCTTGTTCTTCCCCCGGAACTTCCTTGGCTGGGCAGCCTGCATCACCGTCACCCCCCGTCACCAAATTAGCTGACCTACGACACGCTACGTGAGTAGTTCAGCTATGACAAGCGGAGTAGAGTGGGATCATGGCAGCGACGATTCCTGGGTATGTAGACGCACGGCAGGCAGCGGAACGGCTCAAGGTGACCGTCCAGCACGTCTACAACCTCAACAGCAGCCGCGACGACTTCCCGGCCCCCATCTACGTCGGCCGCACCCCGCTGTGGCCCGTGGACCAGCTGGACGCCTGGCGCGAAGCCCACCCCAAGCGCGGGGAGTAGGTCACCTATCCTCGATTCGGGAAGTAATTGACCTAAGAGGCTGTTGTGTCCGTTCGTGTCGAAGATCAGTGTCACCAGCCTGCGGCCCTCGCTCCCTGACTGCCCGTCAAAGCGTTCCTCGCCCTGGTCGCCCGCGTCGCAGCCCTCCTCCCCGAGACGGATGCTGTTGGCCAGTCCGGGGGCGCGCGTGACGTCGGCCTTCAGGACCCGGTTGTGGTCTTGAAGGCCGACGTTGTCGTATGGGGTGGGTGCGGGTGTCGATGCAGCCGAGCGGGCCGGGCGAGGACCGACTCCACCCACGTGCTGTCGGCGGCGCGGGAAGTGTGCTGGCTGGAACGGGTCGCGGAAACGCTGCGGTCGGCCTTGAACGCGCTGGCTCAGGCTGCCCCTGACTGGCTGGTCGAAGTTGCTGAGCCGGACTGGTTCAAGCACTACGCCACCAGAGCCGAGGGCTCCCGGTTTCCCAAGGCCCGCACCCAGCGGGACGAGGTGGGACTGCGGATCGGCCGGGACGGGACGCGGCTGCTTGAGCCGCAGAGTCAGGCGCCGGCCGACGCTGGAGGTGGTGCACTGCTCGCGGACCGAGCAGGGGCGGCAGTCCCCGCCATTGAACCGGACCCGGATCAGTGGGGTGCCCTCGGGAGAGCGGTCGAGATTCCAGCACGTGGCGGTCTTCCCGTCGGGGCAGGTGACCTGCTCGCGTGCCCAGTCGATGGTGAAGTCGTCGGCGGTGAACCCACCGCCTGCGGCTGCCTGGTGGCTGACGACGCCGGCGACCGGTCCGGTGAGGGTGAGGCCGTACTGGCGGCGGGCGCCGACCAGCACGTGCGCGTCGACGTATCCGGGCCTGCAACACCAGCTCACCGGCGCCGCCATCAACCTCGCCCGCCTCGACGCCCACCTCACTGAAACGCCCCGAGCCCGCACCCGCACCAGCCACTTCGCAGCACTTCGGCCCGCCGAGCCGCAGCTCGACGGGCCGAAGTAGCAGGCCCCCGGATTCACCA from Streptomyces spiramyceticus carries:
- a CDS encoding GNAT family N-acetyltransferase, producing the protein MTEPIRTAHTADLSTAELHEIRAFLDTAFDGDFSDEDWDHTIGGLHAFVRDEHGLAAHGSLVQRRVLHRGRSLRTGYVEGVAVRADCRRHGLGGRVMDALERAIDAAYVLGALSASDEGAVLYEARGWQVWPGRLAALGPDGVVPLPDEEGTTYVRPAAGRKLPEASDALHDTLYFDWRDGDVL
- a CDS encoding zinc ribbon domain-containing protein, whose amino-acid sequence is MQAAQPRKFRGKNKAPKWTKPSDGLVSVMVLPLAVTDPADLARLDGLFGAMWSLKRVVQRDARAKVDAYWAAYHERERDGAKASRQRLGLSREALERCAYKHLEASGHLKHHASKALAMHIADEVWNGVSRHLFPDATGHRFGRPKVGNWHDFTRIPGRARSHTTANKWETFRLVGTLTGHAMAYTSGGQHTLMQPCRMPKPTVPEGRLPTGKMTAAGKPGMRKATWWDHTGPLAVVFAGGPDGSRGDLVLPVRIPPGAGQWERVQHFLSNPLTWHKVDLVRRRKASAPGGWVYEAHLMVLGPGYSSPAVRTMRDQAAQLDRIGGVDGNVSNLSVVSFPADLTTGKPVSTEVTLTDAEQRLIEKQAKKRRGRARALGRSRRATNTAQYGLSKKQTARAARRAEKGLGPKTVTVPGGARAARSDGVPKQAFRRDRLSANYREQRARQAEHAASIAEHRRHRARLVAREIIAAHGPVLVVEDCDIRTWYRLWGKRLSQTTPGMLISALKVECEAAGGRLVRASTWSTALSQHCLCGERVHKTLRDREHKCTACGLVGKRDLVSAALAAFVRFTDMDDPKTAYLDTTASKNAQITYAQALEEALRESTTPSPKPPRRSGRVAVPRQRREASALRTAGQRHRATPDETRPVRDHAGKPGPRTACSPQLTLW
- a CDS encoding S1 family peptidase, encoding MRRTLRARRTALTALTAAGALCLGAAPAGAGTAGEDAAAGPATYALNSALSQRLGDDTAGSYIDRRTGELTVTVTSDRAAEQVRAAGATPQRVTRSAAQLGEAMASLEAGAKITGTSWGIDPRTNQVAVQADQSLSARELARLKRVANAQGGAVRVERVPGTFKREVAGGDAIYGGGYRCSAAFNVSKGTTRYFVTAGHCTNSATNWSATSGGPVIGVREGTSFPTNDYGIVRYTNGSAPGGNVNLYNGSYQDISSAANAVVGQAIKKSGSTTKVTSGTVTAVNVTVNYGDGPVYGMVRTTACSAGGDSGGAHFAGSVALGIHSGSSGCTGTNGSAIHQPVKEALSAYGVNVY
- a CDS encoding helix-turn-helix transcriptional regulator, translating into MAATIPGYVDARQAAERLKVTVQHVYNLNSSRDDFPAPIYVGRTPLWPVDQLDAWREAHPKRGE